One Panicum virgatum strain AP13 chromosome 9K, P.virgatum_v5, whole genome shotgun sequence genomic region harbors:
- the LOC120650914 gene encoding uncharacterized protein LOC120650914 produces MVDGDVKPSMPFVYGEIVKAKKDIRIAVGNIDKTGTLYKSIIGIIDEKMKKRLDSPIHLAAYCLNPYYTFYDSSIFDSEEVMDGCIEAVEIFYHGSYDKQNQVLNDDLHKFKDKVGHFGKNVAKVGCKDYDFSPAKWWANYGTQVPTLQKMAIRILSLTSSASGCERNWSCFEGIHTKKRNRLTCERVEELVFVRFNHLHAKKKSKAQQNKKTDPLVSSDATFAQGWMVQGADEEDPEVEPVTGLTWKLIAETCGAEEVTKLRRSSRLANTREVEEVPFSESEKEETNEEEIEFESDHDEVMPTTNYQQEGEGDNDD; encoded by the exons ATGGTTGATGGGGATGTTAAACCATCAATGCCTTTCGTTTATGGTGAAATTGTCAAAGCCAAGAAAGATATTAGGATTGCTGTTGGAAACATAGACAAGACAGGGACTTTGTACAAGAGTATCATAGGAATCATTGATGAAAAGATGAAGAAGCGGTTGGACAGCCCCATTCACTTGGCTGCCTATTGCTTGAATCCTTACTATACCTTCTATGATTCATCCATATTTGACAGTGAAGAGGTCATGGATGGGTGTATTGAAGCTGTTGAAATATTCTATCATGGTTCTTATGACAAGCAGAATCAAGTGCTCAATGATGACTTGCATAAGTTTAAGGACAAAGTTGGGCATTTTGGAAAAAATGTAGCTAAGGTTGGCTGCAAGGACTATGATTTCAGCCCAG CTAAGTGGTGGGCAAATTATGGAACTCAAGTTCCAACACTGCAGAAGATGGCTATTAGGATTCTCTCTTTGACATCAAGTGCTTCGGGCTGTGAAAGGAATTGGAGTTGCTTTGAAGGG ATCCATACAAAGAAAAGGAATAGGCTCACATGTGAGAGAGTTgaagaacttgtttttgttcgATTCAATCATCTTCATGCAAAGAAGAAAAGTAAAGCTCAGCAGAATAAAAAAACAGACCCTCTTGTCTCTAGTGATGCAACCTTTGCTCAAGGATGGATGGTTCAAGGTGCAGATGAAGAAGATCCTGAGGTTGAGCCTGTTACAGGGCTGACATGGAAATTAATTGCTGAAACATGTGGTGCTGAGGAGGTCACAAAACTTCGTCGGAGTTCAAGATTAGCTAATACAAGAGAGGTTGAAGAAGTGCCCTTCTCAGAAagtgaaaaagaagagacaaatgAAGAAGAAATTGAGTTTGAGTCCGACCATGATGAAGTGATGCCTACAACCAATTATCagcaagagggggagggggacaaTGATGACTGA
- the LOC120650915 gene encoding uncharacterized protein LOC120650915, translated as MAATESPASVNGEYDPTTDKARKAKSNDPGWKYGYWANLQDRNEVTCILCVNPQKGGIKRLKQHLAGGYADAKLCESKRLTTAIRKEMRDYLEQNKRKRPLFQDEGEQAPNVVEVVDVEADASVIHHPSSRTAAKQRRATYQFTAAKTKAAPKAAAKTNKTVAEMLRKTPEELVEERYSKSYQPTIEASTKTKEEKEYVDLQWALLFYECQCFPKR; from the coding sequence ATGGCTGCTACTGAGAGTCCAGCTTCTGTCAATGGTGAATATGATCCCACTACTGATAAAGCTCGGAAGGCAAAGTCAAATGACCCAGGCTGGAAGTATGGTTATTGGGCAAACCTTCAAGACCGAAATGAGGTGACATGCATTCTTTGTGTCAACCCACAGAAGGGAGGGATCAAAAGGCTGAAGCAGCATCTCGCAGGTGGCTATGCTGATGCCAAATTGTGCGAGAGTAAAAGACTCACTACTGCAATCAGAAAGGAAATGAGAGATTACTTGGAACAAAACAAGAGAAAGAGGCCATTGTTCCAAGATGAAGGAGAACAAGCACCGAATGTGGTGGAGGTGGTAGATGTCGAGGCTGACGCCTCAGTTATTCATCATCCAAGTTCAAGGACAGCAGCCAAACAAAGGCGTGCAACTTATCAATTTACTGCAGCAAAGACCAAGGCAGCACCAAAGGCAGCAGCAAAGACGAACAAGACAGTTGCTGAGATGCTTCGAAAGACACCCGAAGAGTTGGTTGAAGAAAGATATTCAAAGAGCTATCAACCCACAATAGAGGCCAGCACAAAGACAAAGGAGGAAAAGGAATATGTGGATCTGCAGTGGGCTTTATTGTTTTATGAATGTCAATGTTTTCCTAAACGGTAA